GCCTGCAGGCGAAAGGAGAAAAAACCGATGTGTGGACGATATTATGTGGATGATGAGACTGCCAGGGAAATTGAGAAGCTGGTGCGGGATCTGGATAGGAAACTGCAGATAGAGCGCTCCGGGGATGTCTTCCCTTCGCAAAACGCTATGATCCTAAAAGGCGAGGAAAATCATCTGGCTGCAGAACAGATGAAATGGGGCTTTCCAGGGTTCGAGAAAGGAAAGCTGCTGATCAATGCAAGGGCAGAGAGTGCCATGGAGCGCAGAACCTTCCAGGACAGTGTGCAGCACAGGCGCTGCATCATTCCGGCTAAAGGCTTTTATGAGTGGAACAAAAGCAAGGAGAAATTTTCATACGAGCGGAAGGACGCACCGGTTCTTTTCATGGCAGGGTGCTATAACTGGTATGAGGATCAGGAAAGGTTTATCATTCTGACAACGGAAGCAAACCCTTCCGTGGCGCCGGTCCATAACCGGATGCCGCTGATCCTGGAGCCGGAGGAACTGAAAGACTGGGTGCTGGATGACGGGGCGACAGAGCATTTGCTGCATAAGACACCGGTGCTGTTAGAGGCACACGCAGAGTATGAGCAGATGAGATTATTTGAATAAGGTTGACGTGGTGTTAATAGTAAGAATTTGGTATAATTGAGATATCAACAAACGCTGAATTTGACGAATTAAGATAATCGTGCCATGTGGCTTGATTATAAATGCAAAGATAAAAACGCAATGTACATCAGAAATGTACTAGAGCTGGTAGGTAGCCCAGCCGTCCTATATTATATAGGGTAAGTAACCTGCCCCTCCGGGTTGTCCATTCTTTGTTCAACAATTATTTTAGGAGGGATTCTTATGGACAGAGTAAGTGGAAAGCTGACAGTATATTTTGAAGAACCATTTTGGGTAGGAGTATTTGAACGTATCGAAAGTGGTAAATTATCTGTGGCAAAAGTAACTTTTGGTGCAGAACCAAAAGATTACGAGGTGCATGAATATATTCAAAAATACTATTCCAGTTTGAAATTTAGTCCGGCTGTTGATGCTGTTGTAAAGGATATAAGAAGAAATCCGAAAAGGATGAAGCGTGAAGCGAAAAAGCAGATGCAGGAAACAGGCATTGGGACAAAATCGCAACAGGCATTGAAATTACAACAGGAGCAGAACAAGCAGGAGCGTAAAGTGAGAAGCCGCAAGAAAAGAGAAGCGGACGAACTGCGAATGTTTGAACTAAAACAGCAAAAGAAAAGAGAAAAGCATAAGGGACATTAAAGTCCCTTGGGCTTTTTCTCAAATCCTAAGTTGTAGAGCAGAAAATTGGAAGTTGTAGAGGAGATTGCATATATGCTTTTTGAAATTGGTCAGTATCGTCTGGATATTGATGTTCCAAAAACGAGACAATTCTATGAGACTGCTGATGTGGTCAGCAAATCTTGTTCGTGTGATGGTTGCCTAAATTTCGAGAGAGCAGTTTCTAAACTTCCACCAGTAATTATATCGTTCTTTACCAATCTAGGTGTTGACATAAGGAAGGCATGCGAGTGCTATGTAAATTATGCAGACGATGATGGAACACTGCTATACGGTGGATTTTATCATGTTTGTGGTATTTTGCTAGATGGAACAAGTGCTTGGAAGAAAATGAATGAAAATACTTCTTATTGGGATAAAGAAGCTTCATTTCCCGTTTCTTCTGATTTTTTTATTTCTTTTCAAAAAGATATTGCACTGTTAGAGAAAGGATTTCCATTGCCTGTTATCCAGCTTGAATTTTCCGCAAGGATTCCTTGGGTATTGGAAAAGGCAAACCCTTATCAATAATGACAAATCTTAAGTTGTAGAGCAGATAGTTGGAATATTTCGGAGAAGTATATGGACAAGAAACAATTGAAACGAGCAGTGGGGGTTATAATCCCACTTGCTGTCCTTATAATCGGTATAAGCTATAACAGCTATATTAAGATGCACACTTTCACCCTTTCTGGTGACGAGAGAGTGAAAAGCGAACAGATACAGCCTGTTACCGGAAGAGTAAAAGTTACTGGTACTACTGATACCGATGTCGTATTTACGGATATTGAAAGCGGAGAAACTTATTTAATAGGTTACATTACTTCTGGAACAGGCAGTACAATTAAACTTGAAAGAGGAAAATGGTACAGGGTTGAAGGTATTGGAGAACTTACGGTGAGGCCAGTAAATGTTCGTATTGAATGACAACTCCTAATCCGTTTTTGACCGCCATATTTATTACATAAATTTAATCAAACGTAAAAAGAGCCGTCCATAAGACGGCTCGATGTCATTTAGTCCAGTTAGGCTTATCAGTTGGAACTGATAGAAATCTCAAACAGAGGGAGTCGGCTGTTCTTCGGGAACCTTCAGCTCCAGTTCCGCAATCTGCCATTCCATCCAGTCTCCATGTACAACAGCAGTAGCAGACCAGCCTTCCAGAAAGCTGTATTCCCGGTCAGAATCTTCTTGCTCTACCCCGTCCAGGGCGTCTTCATAGGCTGCTTTCATTGCTGCGTACACTTCCTCATAATCGGTACTGACGATGGAATCTGTCAGACCGTCCGTATACCCGTGCAAAACATAAATCTTTATCGGTGTATTTTCTTGCGTATTCTTGCAGACATTTGTCATCAGGCGGCCTCCTTTTCACGTCCGGGCCAGGTAATATGGCACTCACATTCGGTCAGCTCCGGATCGTGCTCTAAAGCCCCATAAACTGCCTCCCGCTCTTCGGCGGAATCATATTCCTTGTCCAGTTTAATGACTTCTGCCTGAATAAAGGGAGCGTTTGTATACGAGGCGGTAACAATGCCGTCCTCCATGACCAGCACCACACGGGGCGCCGGTTCTGTATGCAGGAGCAGTTCGCCGTTTAGAATCTGTTTCTCGATTGCATCGATCACGTTCTCCATCGTAACATGATAGGAAACATTGCTGTCCTCCAGTTTCTCATACAGTTCATAGGCTGTACACAGGATATCTGTCTCATGTTCCAGTGTCTGATAAGGAAGGTTACAAAGTCCGATCCTGTCTTGTCGCCGGTCTTCGCATTGCCCGATAAAATCTTGGAAAAAGCAATGCTTTTTGTAGATTTCATGCGCTTCCCGTATTTGCGGAAAAGTTAGTGCAAAAGCGAGTTCTTCTGGTGTTTCATTTCTTTCTAATATCATAACTATTGTTCTCCTTTCTGAAGGAGGGCTGCGCCTGGCAGCACAGCATCCTCCTGTTTCCTGTAAATCAGTAATGTTCCCCGCAGATCCAGCGGCTGGTCTATCCATCCCCCGTCCTGGTAGATCTGTCTGGTCAGGGTATTATAGATGACCGGCGTTTTTTCGATATCCGCAAGGTCAGCCACCAGACAGGTTTCCCGGTCAATATAGGGCCAGAGTGCCGCTTCGATCTCTTCCCGCAGCTTCAGTGCCATCCGGTGGATCTTCGACACGTCATAGTCTCTGGTCAGGCTTTTTCCAATCTCCTTTGGAATTCGGGAGCGGTCAATGGCAGCCTGTACCACAGCTGTCTGTTCATCCAGAGAAAAATTCGGATTGATCAGAAGGTGGTGGCAGGCGACCAGAAGGACAAATTCCTGGACGCTTTCCCGGATCTGCGCCTTCAGCTCCTCATAAGGAATACGGTATACGCTCTTTAAAGTTTCCAGAGGAACCCGTTCCCGGTTGAGCTTTAGGGTGGAGAGCAGCTTTTGCAGGCTACTCCCCCGTTCATAAATATCAGTCAAGCGCACATCACCTCAATCTCTGCCGGACGGCGAGCATAGGTCAAATAGTAAACGGTGTTTTCAGTTTCAAATACGACGCCGTCCTGCGATACCTCCAGGATCTGCTGGACCAGGGAAGTAGACAGGGACCGGGAGCCTGTTAGGATCCAGGCCCGCTCATGCAGACGCAGGGGCAGGCTGAGAGTGGCGGTCAGATGGATCTGTGTCTTTTTTACTGGCATAGCCGTGATTTTTTCATTCGTCATAAAAGAGTCACACCTCCATTCCATCCAGACTCCGTACTTTTCTGCGGAGGCGGTAGAACCGGCCGTGTACCCCGTGGGATGTAATATTACAGATCTCGGCAATTTCGTGGTAGGTGTAGCCGTCCGCCTGCAGATGGACCACCTGGCGCTCCTTCGGCGTCAGATAAGCCAGAAGCGCCAGCAGGCGGTTCCGGTCATCCATTGCCTCTGCCAGACGTTCCTGCCGGACAGGAAGGAAAACGTCCAGTTCAGCGGTATCTTCCTGATACTCCTCCAGATAAGCCCGGCGCATGGGCCGGTTCTGTTTTTTCCATTCCGTTGCCAGTGCATCCCGCATGGCGATGCGGGCGATGGTGGAGAAGCGGTACTGCTGAAGTTCCGGTTTCTCCAGATAATCCTGTACGGCTTTCAGATAGCCAAAGACAGCGGTATCGTAGTAATCCTCGATATTCAGGTGGCGTCCGTTCAGATACTGATAGATAAAATCATGGTGCTTCTCTGCGAAAATTCTCTGTTCTTCTGTTAATGGGTGCAATGCTTTCATAATCATTCGTCCTTTCTATTCATTCGGTTTGTATTTCCGGGTAATCATGTTTGCTATCAGGCGTGTGCAGTTACACTCGGCGCCCGATAAGCACCGTCCTGGCTCCGGGATCAGCAATAGCGCTGCTTTTTTAGAGGCCAGAGCTAAAGTGATCGGAAACAGTGCGGCAACCTTCCGGGAGCAGTCGGGAACTGGCGGGCAGAGGCCCAATTGAGAAAACATTTCTTTGCTCTCTTCGATAAAAGAGCGCAGTTCCTCTGTGATCTGTGCGCCTTCTGGCAGATAGCAGCCTTTGGATGCCAGGATGCAGTCAGTGCTGCTGATGGCAAGCCCGCATCGGATGTTCTTATAGAGAGGCTCCAGGAAATCCCGAAGTTCTTTGGAACCGGTATTCCGGGGCGTACACTTCCGGATGCGGATGGTTGTCCCGTCCGTGGCAATCTCCAGGGTGCTGCCGCTGCGGATGCCTGTTTCTTTGCGGATATCCGCAGGGATGATGATGCGCCCCTGGGTATCCATGTTTCGTATCACGGCAATACTCATAAAAACCGTCCTTTCTTTTACGCCGGAACAGAAAAAGAAGCGGTGCTTCCGCTTCCTTTCCTGCATGGTTGTATCGTATGTTTCTATGCTGCGTATGGGTAAGGCTGCCGCTGCATCTGCTGGCGCTGGGCCTGCTGATTTGCGAGCATCTCTTTCCCGTTTGAGATCAGCGGCGGGGCAATGCAGCGCTCCCACTCGGTCACATACGCATCCACCCTTTTTAAGAGCTGGTAGAGGTCCATGTCCGTGAGCAGGATAAAGGCCGATTTTTCCATCTGGAAGCTGCCGGACTGCATATAGGAGCCGCCATTGCGATTCTGTACTTTGATCCCCCTTCCGTTTATGATCTGGATCCGCCACGGGTTCTTCATTTCCCTGCCGTCGGATGCCCGAGCGTGCCTGGAAATGGAAAACTGCTGTGCGGTGGAGTACCCGTACTGATCGGGTTCCCCAAAGATCTTGCTGATACTCCATTCAAATTCCTGAAAGCCTGCGGTAAGGCGGGTGAGGAAAAACTGCACCTGCTCCGGGCTTAAATGGAACCGGGTGATGATATTGCGTTCCCCGGTGCCGTTGGAATAATCCTGGATAGATACGCCGATGAGGGAGTGAACCTTATGGTTGTTCTCTGAGAACTCTCCCTTGGCGTGTATCTGTGCATAGCTGCCAGGCAAAGCGGCCCGCAGCCGGTCATGAAAAGAAATCAGTTTTTTGTCATTCTGGACTTTACAGATCTGATCTGATGCCAGGTTCTGATAAGACTGGCTCATAAGTTATCCCTTCTTTCTATGATTTATTTGAGGTACTGCTTGACAAGCAGCGTCAGGTTTTTCGGCAGGTCATCCAGACGGGTAATGTCCAGGAACCCTTCCTGATAGATGCGCTGGATGGCATCCTTGTCCTCTCCAATGGCTGCCGCAAACAGAACAATATTCTGTCTGGCGTATTCCTTCTTGATTCCCCGCAGGTCCGCCTCTGCCTCCGTGCCGCGATAACCGGTATCGGCTGGCTGACCGTCGGAGATCAGGATCAGAAGTTTCCGGTTCTCCGGTCTTTTCGCCAGATGCTCTGCAACAAAGCGGAGCGCTGCGCCGTCCCTGTTGCCGTTGCGGTCTATCATATCCATCAGCCGGTAGCGGTCATTCTCGTCCACAGAGTCAAACTCCGCATAGGAATAGAGGGCTACGCCCCGGTAATCCGTGGAATGGCCATAGATGGTCACCGGGATCCCCAGGCTGACACAGAAGTCATAAAGGACAATGGCTGTCTTTCTGGCGTGAGTGATACGGTCACCCCAGCCCATAGATCCGCTTTCGTCAATCAGGAGCCCTACTGCCAGCCGCTGTTCATCGGCTGGGAGCCTGGTTCGGATGAAGAAAGAACCGTCCTGGTGATGGAAGGAACGCATATCCAGCCGCCGTCCATACAGAAGGTTCTTCTGCTTTCCGCCTTCCGCCTCCTCTTTTAAGAGGGGCAGTATGGAACTCTGCAGGCGCTTGGAAGCCCTGAGAAGAGGAGGTGCAACTTCCTCATACTGCCGGATCAGCCGGTCTGGGATGTCCTGTACCCGATGAATGGTCACATGGATACCGGCATGGGCATTTCCGTAATGGATATCATTTGCTGCTTTCTGTAATTCTTCTGTCAGCTGCTGTTCATAGGCTGCCTGCGCTTTTTCTGTTGCGGCTTCATTTAAGACACGGGCAATATCTGATGCCGCATCCTCATAGCCGGTGCCGGCATACTGGGATGCGTAGGTTACGCCCGGATCATTGCCGTCTAAAATAGCGCTGGTCTTGGCAAGGGCAATCCGCCCGCCTTCCTCCGCCATCACTTTTTCAGCTTCCTTCAGGCTTTCCTGACGGCCTTTGGAAGAAGAGAAATCTGCGTCTTGCGGATCGGTGCCTGCGCCTCCTTTGGCGGCAGGGATATTTTTTGCCTCCGCACCGCCTTTTCCCAGAGGAATGGGCGTGCCGCCTGCAATCTGCTGATCCAGAAGATCCTGAAGCTCCTCTGTTGCTTCTGTTTCATTCTTTTGTTCTAGCTTTTCCCGCATTTCTTCTACCAGCGGTTTGATAAAGTCCCAGAACAGGACAAGCAGACAGTTTGTCGCAGTCAGCCGCTCCTTAATTGATGGTGCCTCCAACGCCGTGTCGATATACTCCATGCCATCGGTCAGCACATCCAGATATTCGCTGTCGCTGTGGAAGCGGTTACTGATGGTGCCGGACCGGCAATAAGCCAGAAGCAGGTTGGTTGCAATCGTAAACGGCTGGTAGTCCCGGCTGAGCTGTTCGTGAAGATCCGGGATCTGCTCCAGCATCCGCAGGTTATTGAGCTGGATGCCCTTTCGGAAGCTGCCGGGAAAGGCAGCACACATCCTCGCTTCAATATAGATGTCTTCCAGGATGTTCTGAAGAGAAGCCGCACAGGTCTGCAAGGTCAGAGATACGGCCTTGTCTTTTTCCTGCAGGGCGTCCAGGATCTCCGCCTGGTTTTTCTGATAAGCCGGCAGTTCCACGGAAGGATCTTCCGGGTAAAAAGAGCCGTTCCCCAGGTTTGTCAGGTAGAGGTTCCGGGTAGTGAAATCCGTAAACAAAAGATGAGCCGTCTCATGTCCGGTCATCCCTACCAGGCTCAGCGCCCGCAGGAAGCGGGACGGAAAGCTCTGGGTAACACGGTTTGCCGCATTCAGGTAGATCTTATAAGAGTCTGTGTAAGCCAGTGCCGCACCATCAGATTCGTCCCAGGAAATCAGTGCCTGCAGACCGTAGCAGTAACGCCCGGTAGCAGCACGTGTCTGGGAGGTCAGATACTGATGGAAGGCGGAGGACGTAAAAAATTCCTGATCGGTAATGGAAGATTCCTCTTCCCGAATCATCTGCTTTAATTTTTTCTGGTTGCTGTTCAAAATTCTATTTCCTTTCTGTGAGATTTTTTGTCAGCAGGTCTTCCACGGAGCAGCCGTAATAATCTGCCAGTTTCAGGACAGCATAGGCAAGCGGAGTGGCCCTGCAGTTTTCGTAATTCATAATGGTTTTTGGCGGCAGGTGTAAAATCCGTGCCACCGCTTTTTGGGAAAGCCCGCCCTGAGATTTGCGTAAGTAGGACAGGTTTTTTGCAAGAAGTGCATACATTTCTGGTTCTGTAAGAGGCGTTTTACCCACTGGATCGCCTTCTTTCTTTTCAGGCCGGCAGGACCGTATCCAGACAGCTTTCCTCAACCTCCGCGCGGCTGATCGCATCTGCCGTAGCGGAAGGCAGGATGGTGTAATGGGCAGACTCCCGGATATCACCGCAGACCATATAGGACTGCACCCAGGAAATCAGTTCCCGGACACCGCAGCATCCATCTGTGATCAGGTTTTCCCGACAATATTCCGAGATGGAGTGGACGATCCGTGCCATTGTCTGAACGGTCTTTTTCTCTTTGCAGCCGGTAACGCCAAGCACCCGCTCCACCAGTGTCTCCTCATCCGGCTCCATCAGGTCGATGAGCATACTCATACGGGAGATTACGGACTGGTTTAAGGGCTTGCAGCCTGCATAGTCATTGTTGGTTGTTACGACAATCACCATATCCGGATGCCGCTGTACCGTCTCTCCGTTGGGGAGGAACACACTGTTGCATCGATCCATCAGGGAGTTTAATCCCACCAGCACACCGGGATTTGCAATGACCGTCGGCTCCTGAATTTCAATCAGGTATCCGTTCCGTATTGCTTCCACCAGCGGCGTATCCACATAGCGGAAATTCTGTTGGCTGGTTTTGGAGGCGTAGTATTCGTGCATTTCATCAAAAATGGTATCAATAAGCTGCTTGTAGACTTGGTCTTCTGTAACATTTTCATCGTAGGTTCCGGTCAGCTTTTCATAAGCGCTTGCCGGATCCAGCATGATATCCTGAAAAGACGGATACTGCCGCTCCAGGGCAGTGCGTTTCCCGTCCACATCCGGCAGGATCTGTCCAAGCAGATCGAATACCTCTGTATTTGCGGAACAGGTCAGGCATCGGTAGGGAAGATGAAGCCCGGAAGCGATTGCTTTGGCTCCTTCCGTTTTTCCCGTGCCGGCAGGGCCACGCAGAAGAAAGTTCCGCATGGGCTGTACCGTGTCCGTTGTGATCTTTGCGTGTTCACAGATCCGTTTGACTTCCCTCGGAATGATATACCAATCCGGCAGTACCGGGACGGTCAGTTCCTCCTCCGGCGTCAGCACACGTGCAGGGGATAAGACATACTGTCCCATGAAATCTGCTTTCGCTATGACTTCCGCTTTCTTCTTGAAGGTGTTGCTGAGCTTAAGGACCTGGAAAGCCCCGTGGATGATTTCCGTAGGCGCATAGACTCCAGATTGAAGGGCCAGCGGCTTCAGCAGCGGTATGACACCATTGGCAGCAATATCCGTGCGGATCCCTCCCGTTGCGAGCGTGTCACTGTATCGGATCCGGCGGTAAGCATTGTCACAAAGGACAGCCGCCGTTTCTGCCGCCTCATCCATGTCCGGATAACCGGCTGCACGGTATTCTTTCAACTGCTGGTATTTCTCATTGAACTCCTCATCGGAAAGAAACGTAGGCATCAGGGCGAATAACAATGCCGCCCCAGTGTTTTCGGAATCTTTGAATACATATTTTTCCGGTGTATTTTCCGTATCCGGCGGCACCGTATACTTCCCGGCGGTAAATTTCCCGTTTGCGGGGTTATAGACCACTACATGAAGTTCTCCGGTACGACTGGGATACTCTGCCACCGTATAGGTATTGGTCTGGCTCCCGATTGCCCCCAGTTCTTCTGCCGACTTCCCG
This window of the Massilistercora timonensis genome carries:
- a CDS encoding AbrB/MazE/SpoVT family DNA-binding domain-containing protein, which produces MSIAVIRNMDTQGRIIIPADIRKETGIRSGSTLEIATDGTTIRIRKCTPRNTGSKELRDFLEPLYKNIRCGLAISSTDCILASKGCYLPEGAQITEELRSFIEESKEMFSQLGLCPPVPDCSRKVAALFPITLALASKKAALLLIPEPGRCLSGAECNCTRLIANMITRKYKPNE
- a CDS encoding sigma-70 family RNA polymerase sigma factor, which codes for MKALHPLTEEQRIFAEKHHDFIYQYLNGRHLNIEDYYDTAVFGYLKAVQDYLEKPELQQYRFSTIARIAMRDALATEWKKQNRPMRRAYLEEYQEDTAELDVFLPVRQERLAEAMDDRNRLLALLAYLTPKERQVVHLQADGYTYHEIAEICNITSHGVHGRFYRLRRKVRSLDGMEV
- a CDS encoding AAA family ATPase — protein: MASGKLVESWTFQRTLPEPFKDYTDNTVFKNIASKYCTQPQKRSTLHAATLQAVLTYMELEEPTGGKSAEELGAIGSQTNTYTVAEYPSRTGELHVVVYNPANGKFTAGKYTVPPDTENTPEKYVFKDSENTGAALLFALMPTFLSDEEFNEKYQQLKEYRAAGYPDMDEAAETAAVLCDNAYRRIRYSDTLATGGIRTDIAANGVIPLLKPLALQSGVYAPTEIIHGAFQVLKLSNTFKKKAEVIAKADFMGQYVLSPARVLTPEEELTVPVLPDWYIIPREVKRICEHAKITTDTVQPMRNFLLRGPAGTGKTEGAKAIASGLHLPYRCLTCSANTEVFDLLGQILPDVDGKRTALERQYPSFQDIMLDPASAYEKLTGTYDENVTEDQVYKQLIDTIFDEMHEYYASKTSQQNFRYVDTPLVEAIRNGYLIEIQEPTVIANPGVLVGLNSLMDRCNSVFLPNGETVQRHPDMVIVVTTNNDYAGCKPLNQSVISRMSMLIDLMEPDEETLVERVLGVTGCKEKKTVQTMARIVHSISEYCRENLITDGCCGVRELISWVQSYMVCGDIRESAHYTILPSATADAISRAEVEESCLDTVLPA
- a CDS encoding nitric oxide reductase activation protein NorD translates to MNSNQKKLKQMIREEESSITDQEFFTSSAFHQYLTSQTRAATGRYCYGLQALISWDESDGAALAYTDSYKIYLNAANRVTQSFPSRFLRALSLVGMTGHETAHLLFTDFTTRNLYLTNLGNGSFYPEDPSVELPAYQKNQAEILDALQEKDKAVSLTLQTCAASLQNILEDIYIEARMCAAFPGSFRKGIQLNNLRMLEQIPDLHEQLSRDYQPFTIATNLLLAYCRSGTISNRFHSDSEYLDVLTDGMEYIDTALEAPSIKERLTATNCLLVLFWDFIKPLVEEMREKLEQKNETEATEELQDLLDQQIAGGTPIPLGKGGAEAKNIPAAKGGAGTDPQDADFSSSKGRQESLKEAEKVMAEEGGRIALAKTSAILDGNDPGVTYASQYAGTGYEDAASDIARVLNEAATEKAQAAYEQQLTEELQKAANDIHYGNAHAGIHVTIHRVQDIPDRLIRQYEEVAPPLLRASKRLQSSILPLLKEEAEGGKQKNLLYGRRLDMRSFHHQDGSFFIRTRLPADEQRLAVGLLIDESGSMGWGDRITHARKTAIVLYDFCVSLGIPVTIYGHSTDYRGVALYSYAEFDSVDENDRYRLMDMIDRNGNRDGAALRFVAEHLAKRPENRKLLILISDGQPADTGYRGTEAEADLRGIKKEYARQNIVLFAAAIGEDKDAIQRIYQEGFLDITRLDDLPKNLTLLVKQYLK
- a CDS encoding YjdF family protein, producing the protein MDRVSGKLTVYFEEPFWVGVFERIESGKLSVAKVTFGAEPKDYEVHEYIQKYYSSLKFSPAVDAVVKDIRRNPKRMKREAKKQMQETGIGTKSQQALKLQQEQNKQERKVRSRKKREADELRMFELKQQKKREKHKGH
- a CDS encoding SOS response-associated peptidase; amino-acid sequence: MCGRYYVDDETAREIEKLVRDLDRKLQIERSGDVFPSQNAMILKGEENHLAAEQMKWGFPGFEKGKLLINARAESAMERRTFQDSVQHRRCIIPAKGFYEWNKSKEKFSYERKDAPVLFMAGCYNWYEDQERFIILTTEANPSVAPVHNRMPLILEPEELKDWVLDDGATEHLLHKTPVLLEAHAEYEQMRLFE
- a CDS encoding helix-turn-helix transcriptional regulator, translating into MRKAVWIRSCRPEKKEGDPVGKTPLTEPEMYALLAKNLSYLRKSQGGLSQKAVARILHLPPKTIMNYENCRATPLAYAVLKLADYYGCSVEDLLTKNLTERK